A genomic stretch from Melospiza georgiana isolate bMelGeo1 chromosome 27, bMelGeo1.pri, whole genome shotgun sequence includes:
- the BSX gene encoding brain-specific homeobox protein homolog yields MNLNFTSPVLPVATGRPTSFFIEDILLHKPKALREVPPEPFPGSLASRVPLLDYGYPLMPTPTLLAPHPHPALHKPEHHHHHHPYFLTTSGMPVPALFQHHAHAELPGKHCRRRKARTVFSDSQLSGLEKRFEIQRYLSTPERVELATALSLSETQVKTWFQNRRMKHKKQLRKTQDEPKPAAGEESREQSQSSPEPELPEAAAPQPRQGPPVPFVLQDAEDEVDILEEGDICPHRL; encoded by the exons ATGAACCTCAACTTCACCTCGCCGGTGCTGCCGGTGGCCACGGGCCGGCCCACGTCCTTCTTCATCGAGGACATCCTGCTGCACAAGCCCAAAGCCCTGCGGGAGGTGCCCCCCGAGCCCTTCCCCGGCTCGCTGGCCTCCCGCGTGCCCCTCTTGGACTATGGGTACCCCCTGATGCCCACCCCGACCCTGCTGGCGCCGCACCCGCACCCCGCCCTGCACAAGCCGGagcatcaccaccaccaccacccctaTTTCCTCACCACCTCGG GGATGCCGGTGCCGGCGCTGTTCCAGCACCACGCTCACGCCGAGCTGCCCGGCAAGCATTGCCGCCGCCGCAAAGCCCGCACCGTCTTCTCCGACTCGCAGCTCTCCGGCCTGGAGAAGAGGTTTGAGATCCAGCGCTACCTGTCCACGCCCGAGCGGGTGGAGCTGGCCACGGCCCTCAGCCTCTCCGAGACGCAG GTGAAAACCTGGTTCCAGAACCGCCGCATGAAGCACAAAAAGCAGCTGCGCAAGACGCAGGACGAGCCCAAGCCGGCGGCCGGGGAGGAGAGCcgggagcagagccagagctccCCCGAGCCCGAGCTGCCCGAGGCGGCCGCGCCCCAGCCCCGCCAGGGCCCCCCCGTTCCCTTCGTGCTGCAGGACGCCGAGGACGAGGTGGACATCCTGGAGGAGGGGGACATCTGTCCCCATCGCCTCTAG